A single Leptolyngbya sp. FACHB-261 DNA region contains:
- a CDS encoding CU044_2847 family protein has product MSEVQRLLYTDEDGKEYEIFIESKTTSELPELEAPEDERGSREIRTDAVVKMRQARDMIRGYASYALGAFKDFGTAQVEEVTLKFGLKIGGKAGIPFITEGTAESNLEIEVKCKFPDKNGLT; this is encoded by the coding sequence ATGTCCGAAGTCCAGCGCTTGCTCTACACCGACGAAGACGGCAAAGAGTACGAGATTTTTATTGAATCCAAAACAACCTCCGAGCTACCAGAATTGGAAGCCCCCGAGGATGAACGAGGCTCTCGCGAGATTCGCACAGATGCAGTCGTTAAGATGCGCCAAGCCCGCGACATGATCCGAGGCTATGCTTCCTACGCGCTTGGTGCCTTCAAAGATTTTGGGACAGCTCAAGTTGAAGAAGTCACGCTCAAATTTGGCTTAAAAATTGGCGGCAAAGCTGGCATTCCCTTCATCACCGAGGGCACTGCCGAAAGCAATCTAGAAATTGAAGTCAAATGTAAATTTCCAGATAAAAACGGGCTCACTTAA
- a CDS encoding type II toxin-antitoxin system HicB family antitoxin, whose product MEWHIALEPEPEINNWAVWTPELRGYASAERTEPKALENNREAIEFYLQSDLIQFSSEAISREIILD is encoded by the coding sequence ATGGAATGGCATATTGCTCTTGAGCCTGAACCAGAAATCAACAATTGGGCTGTTTGGACTCCAGAGTTGCGTGGATACGCCTCAGCGGAACGCACAGAACCAAAAGCACTGGAAAATAACCGCGAAGCAATCGAATTTTATCTTCAGTCTGATCTAATTCAATTCTCTTCTGAAGCAATTAGCCGAGAGATCATCCTAGACTGA
- a CDS encoding Uma2 family endonuclease, producing the protein MASTTERLLTFEEYLAYDDGTDQRYELVGGRLEPTNLSTVRHFLIAKFLESVLEAEARRLGLPWVCLREAGVRTGRNRSRLSDLCVVTIEQARELLDQSAVFQTPPLLAIEVVSPDSIKRDYRYKRTEYAALDIPEYWIVDPLEAKVSVLLLEEGLYEDSVFIGEQKLISQTFPDLTITVEQVLAAGEIA; encoded by the coding sequence ATGGCCAGCACAACTGAACGCTTGCTGACCTTTGAAGAATATCTTGCCTATGACGATGGCACCGACCAACGATATGAGTTGGTGGGCGGCAGGTTGGAACCGACGAACTTATCGACAGTTCGACATTTCCTAATTGCGAAGTTTCTCGAAAGTGTTTTAGAGGCAGAAGCCAGACGATTGGGTTTGCCTTGGGTCTGTTTGCGTGAGGCAGGCGTTAGGACAGGTCGCAATCGCTCTCGATTGAGTGACCTCTGTGTTGTCACCATTGAGCAGGCCAGAGAACTGCTTGATCAGTCAGCAGTGTTTCAAACCCCACCCCTACTCGCAATAGAAGTGGTTAGCCCCGATTCAATTAAGCGTGACTACCGATACAAACGCACAGAATACGCAGCGCTAGACATCCCTGAGTATTGGATTGTGGATCCCTTGGAAGCAAAAGTTTCTGTCTTGCTGCTAGAAGAAGGCCTGTATGAGGATTCTGTCTTTATTGGAGAGCAGAAACTTATCTCGCAAACCTTTCCTGACCTGACAATCACTGTCGAGCAGGTATTAGCAGCAGGGGAGATTGCTTAG
- a CDS encoding rhomboid family intramembrane serine protease, with protein MVPLRDNIPTRQTPVVNRLIIGINVLLFLYEMTLQFQGQLDAFLGTFAIIPAREVQAFQALVSGNLLAVVPLAIPILSAMFLHGGLAHIFGNMLFLWVFGDNVEDLMGHGRYIVFYLLCGALASVAQIVIDPSSTVPNIGASGAIAGVLGAYLLSYPKAKVEAVLPLGFIFLPFTVPAIFFLVWWFFQQALYSVGSLGMNTGADQGGVAYWAHTGGFVAGFVLVKFFAQRQPPNAVYKSGSNVKDRETTFRR; from the coding sequence ATGGTCCCCCTTCGCGATAACATCCCCACCCGGCAGACTCCTGTGGTCAACCGCTTGATCATTGGCATCAACGTCTTGCTGTTTCTCTACGAAATGACCTTGCAATTTCAGGGACAGCTCGACGCCTTCCTGGGCACCTTTGCGATCATTCCAGCCCGAGAAGTACAAGCCTTTCAAGCCCTGGTGTCAGGCAACTTGCTAGCCGTTGTACCGCTAGCGATTCCGATTCTGAGCGCCATGTTCTTGCATGGAGGACTCGCCCATATCTTCGGCAACATGCTGTTTTTGTGGGTATTTGGGGACAACGTCGAAGATCTGATGGGGCACGGTCGCTACATCGTGTTCTATCTACTCTGCGGCGCGCTTGCCAGCGTCGCGCAAATTGTCATCGACCCTAGTTCCACCGTGCCCAACATCGGGGCTAGTGGTGCAATTGCCGGAGTGTTAGGGGCCTATCTGCTGAGCTATCCCAAAGCCAAAGTTGAGGCCGTGCTGCCTTTGGGCTTCATCTTCTTGCCCTTCACCGTGCCTGCAATCTTCTTCCTGGTCTGGTGGTTCTTCCAGCAAGCGCTCTATAGCGTGGGCAGCCTGGGCATGAATACCGGTGCTGACCAGGGTGGGGTCGCTTACTGGGCACACACAGGCGGCTTTGTTGCCGGGTTCGTCTTGGTGAAGTTCTTCGCCCAGCGACAACCCCCCAACGCCGTCTACAAATCTGGTTCCAATGTCAAGGACCGCGAAACCACCTTCCGTCGCTAG
- a CDS encoding SPFH domain-containing protein, with protein MKSAKPRYAFPQSLLITAAGVLLLLSTVFSQCVLVVPPGYRAVVFNTFSGLEAKARGEGLHLLLPLVQSPIPYDVRSQTYTMSAKQREGNLGGDDALRVLSSDGQQISMDLSVRFYVDPDSVSQLHAKVGPSYIDKVLRPEIRAVVRNELALHRAIEVYSGERREIQANIKNGLKQILADNNLVLQDVLLRNVQFSPQFQNAIEQKQIAEQQKERERFLVERAELEKQRTVIVAEGEAEAIRLQGEALRSSPEVIRLEYARKLAPNTRAVITSQKEFLGSGAQQ; from the coding sequence GTGAAATCTGCTAAGCCCCGTTATGCCTTTCCCCAATCGCTGTTGATCACCGCAGCGGGGGTGCTGCTGTTGCTCTCCACGGTGTTCTCCCAGTGCGTGCTGGTGGTGCCGCCAGGTTATCGAGCGGTGGTGTTCAACACCTTCAGTGGTTTGGAGGCTAAAGCCAGAGGTGAGGGGCTGCACCTGCTGCTGCCTTTGGTGCAATCGCCCATTCCATATGATGTGCGTTCGCAAACTTACACGATGTCGGCCAAGCAGCGCGAAGGCAATCTGGGCGGCGATGATGCCTTGCGGGTCCTTAGCTCAGATGGTCAGCAGATCTCGATGGATCTGTCGGTTCGCTTCTACGTCGATCCCGACAGCGTGTCGCAGCTGCACGCTAAGGTTGGCCCCAGCTATATCGACAAGGTGCTGCGGCCTGAGATTCGTGCTGTGGTGCGCAATGAACTGGCCCTACACCGCGCCATTGAGGTTTACTCGGGCGAACGCCGTGAGATTCAGGCCAACATCAAAAACGGCCTAAAGCAGATTTTGGCTGACAACAATCTGGTTTTGCAGGATGTGCTGCTGCGCAATGTGCAGTTTTCGCCGCAGTTCCAAAATGCGATTGAGCAGAAGCAGATCGCTGAGCAGCAGAAGGAACGCGAGCGCTTTCTGGTAGAGCGAGCTGAGTTAGAGAAGCAGCGCACAGTAATTGTGGCTGAGGGCGAAGCTGAGGCAATTCGACTTCAGGGGGAAGCCTTGCGTTCTAGCCCCGAGGTGATCCGGTTGGAGTATGCGCGCAAGCTAGCTCCCAATACTCGTGCTGTGATCACGAGTCAGAAAGAGTTTCTGGGCTCGGGGGCTCAGCAATAG
- a CDS encoding PCP reductase family protein, which yields MVDYSAADELSWTADARIKLKNIPFFVRAQARQRIEQLTREAGSDTVTVEIVEQARLEFGQ from the coding sequence ATGGTTGACTATTCTGCTGCTGACGAACTGAGCTGGACCGCTGACGCAAGAATCAAGCTCAAAAATATTCCCTTCTTTGTCCGTGCCCAAGCCCGACAACGCATTGAGCAACTGACCCGCGAAGCAGGCTCCGATACCGTAACGGTGGAAATTGTGGAACAGGCCCGCCTCGAATTTGGCCAATAA